The Mesobacillus jeotgali genome window below encodes:
- a CDS encoding SCO family protein: MIKNRQTMISCLVVLVFGLLLFYTGTDGFTAYTAEKARVTKLVEEQPQFPQVTFEDSEGRTYTISEFEGKYVFITFIYTGCTTICIKLEENMSQVYDLLPSEYIGKDIVFLSISFDPGKDDPATLNKYKDLFGSDGETWRMARIPDQKQLDTLLEKFGVIVIPDGNGNFAHNSAFYLVDRQGALVDVMDFTKVNEAADRLEQTLEADRGK, translated from the coding sequence TTGATCAAAAATCGGCAAACGATGATTTCATGTCTAGTTGTATTGGTGTTTGGACTGCTTTTATTTTATACAGGAACAGACGGATTCACTGCTTATACAGCAGAGAAGGCAAGAGTGACAAAGCTGGTTGAGGAACAGCCTCAGTTTCCACAAGTAACCTTTGAAGATAGTGAGGGTCGGACTTATACTATATCTGAATTTGAAGGTAAGTATGTATTTATCACTTTTATTTATACAGGCTGCACTACGATATGCATTAAATTAGAAGAGAATATGTCGCAAGTGTACGATCTGCTTCCGAGTGAATATATAGGCAAGGATATTGTCTTTTTAAGCATAAGCTTTGACCCGGGCAAAGATGATCCTGCTACGCTAAACAAGTATAAGGATTTATTCGGAAGTGATGGGGAGACATGGAGAATGGCAAGGATACCGGACCAGAAACAGTTGGATACCTTGCTGGAGAAGTTTGGAGTCATTGTGATTCCAGATGGAAATGGGAACTTCGCTCATAATTCAGCTTTTTATTTAGTGGATCGGCAAGGCGCATTAGTGGATGTAATGGATTTTACAAAGGTAAATGAGGCGGCAGATAGGTTGGAACAGACTCTAGAAGCAGACAGGGGGAAATAA
- a CDS encoding cbb3-type cytochrome c oxidase subunit I: MQSALKSTSFNQKTNKILGINQEDARISKSYLSIAFIALLLGGFLGLLQGLNRAGVLQLPPWLNYYQVLTAHGILLVVVLSAFFTIGYFYAGLSHTLGGLLPKVRKMAWIGFWMKIFGFVLVVIPILKNEASVMYTFYPPMAASPMFYFGLVFIVLGIWMLALGAFTQVANWRRNHKGQHLPILAFFATGVFVLLVGATAFVAVEVLFMIIPWTLGWTDGINVLLARTLFWAFGHTAVNIWYLTAVSAWYVIVPKIIGGHRWNDLLTRMVVIPLVIMNITGGFHHQIIDPGISESIKYMHVFMSLAIGFPSLMTAYAMFRVFERTARAKGGKGLVGWYKKMPWGDVRFLSPFIAMVAFIPAGAGGIAQSTNQLDQVVHNTMWVVGHFHLTLGMSVIMTFFGISYWLVPYLSKRVLSPAMNRLGVIQTVIWTIGMVIMSISMHAVGLFGSPRRTSFTTYGDFAETLGWNPYMAAVGIGASLLLIAVILQVYAVFNLMFFAPKGVTEFPIAEEEAGAAKTPYWTERWGIWVVLMLLVVSMAYVLPIADMIMNAPPGSPPFKTW, translated from the coding sequence GTGCAATCTGCATTAAAATCAACTTCATTTAATCAAAAAACAAACAAAATATTAGGGATCAATCAAGAGGATGCAAGGATTTCGAAATCATACTTATCTATCGCATTTATCGCTTTGCTGCTTGGCGGTTTCCTGGGCTTGCTGCAAGGTCTCAATCGTGCCGGTGTCCTGCAATTGCCGCCGTGGCTTAACTATTACCAGGTACTCACGGCCCATGGCATCCTGTTAGTCGTGGTATTATCCGCATTCTTCACGATTGGGTATTTTTATGCCGGACTTTCTCACACACTTGGAGGATTGCTGCCTAAGGTGAGGAAAATGGCATGGATCGGTTTTTGGATGAAGATTTTCGGCTTTGTGTTAGTCGTCATACCGATTTTAAAGAATGAAGCCTCTGTCATGTACACCTTCTACCCGCCAATGGCTGCATCACCAATGTTTTACTTTGGCTTGGTATTCATCGTATTGGGAATCTGGATGCTTGCATTGGGAGCGTTTACTCAAGTTGCGAACTGGAGAAGGAATCACAAGGGGCAACATCTCCCGATCCTCGCCTTCTTTGCAACCGGTGTTTTCGTCCTGTTAGTCGGCGCAACTGCTTTTGTTGCAGTAGAAGTCCTTTTCATGATCATCCCATGGACACTTGGCTGGACAGACGGCATAAACGTATTGCTTGCGCGTACACTTTTCTGGGCATTTGGCCATACTGCCGTTAACATCTGGTATTTGACCGCTGTCTCAGCATGGTATGTAATCGTACCAAAAATAATCGGCGGACACCGTTGGAATGACCTTTTAACACGTATGGTTGTCATTCCGTTAGTAATCATGAACATTACCGGCGGATTCCACCATCAGATCATTGATCCTGGTATTTCGGAGTCCATCAAATATATGCACGTATTCATGAGCCTTGCTATTGGGTTCCCTTCATTAATGACCGCATACGCAATGTTCAGGGTATTTGAACGTACAGCAAGAGCGAAAGGCGGAAAAGGTTTAGTTGGCTGGTATAAAAAGATGCCATGGGGCGATGTACGATTCCTGTCGCCGTTTATCGCCATGGTAGCATTCATTCCGGCTGGAGCCGGCGGAATTGCTCAAAGCACGAACCAATTGGACCAGGTTGTACACAATACGATGTGGGTGGTAGGCCACTTCCACTTAACGCTTGGTATGTCTGTCATCATGACCTTCTTCGGCATCAGTTACTGGCTCGTTCCATATCTATCAAAACGGGTGCTGTCTCCTGCCATGAATAGATTGGGAGTGATTCAAACCGTCATATGGACTATAGGTATGGTGATCATGTCGATCTCTATGCATGCTGTAGGTCTCTTCGGTTCTCCACGAAGAACTTCATTTACAACCTACGGGGATTTTGCTGAAACACTTGGATGGAATCCGTATATGGCAGCTGTTGGCATAGGAGCAAGCTTATTGCTGATTGCTGTCATCCTTCAAGTTTATGCGGTGTTCAACCTCATGTTCTTCGCACCAAAGGGAGTAACAGAATTCCCAATTGCCGAAGAGGAAGCAGGAGCAGCAAAAACTCCATACTGGACAGAGCGCTGGGGAATCTGGGTTGTGCTCATGCTGTTGGTCGTTTCAATGGCTTACGTCTTGCCAATCGCAGACATGATTATGAATGCACCTCCTGGGTCGCCGCCATTTAAGACTTGGTAA
- a CDS encoding cytochrome c oxidase subunit II, which produces MHLDEKIWLFLSFGMIMGFMIFTGYQAVALGMGPPSHKETIDPQKVDETAPFDEPGIKQIGENEYEVVMTLQVFSFTPMEIEVPAGSTVHFTLTSKDVVHGFQVANTNLNAMVMPGHIQKISQKFDEPGEYLVLCNEYCGAGHQAMSTKIIVK; this is translated from the coding sequence ATGCACTTGGATGAAAAGATCTGGCTGTTTTTAAGTTTTGGAATGATCATGGGGTTCATGATTTTTACTGGGTACCAGGCAGTGGCATTGGGAATGGGGCCCCCAAGCCATAAAGAAACGATCGATCCGCAAAAGGTCGATGAAACAGCCCCATTTGACGAGCCGGGAATCAAACAAATTGGCGAAAATGAGTATGAAGTTGTCATGACGCTTCAGGTATTTAGTTTTACACCGATGGAAATCGAAGTCCCTGCTGGATCAACTGTCCACTTCACGTTAACGTCAAAAGATGTTGTTCATGGTTTCCAGGTGGCTAATACGAATTTGAACGCAATGGTTATGCCGGGACATATCCAAAAAATATCACAGAAGTTTGATGAACCAGGTGAATATTTGGTGTTATGCAATGAATATTGCGGTGCCGGGCATCAGGCCATGAGCACAAAAATCATCGTTAAATAA
- the opuFB gene encoding osmoprotectant update ABC transporter permease/substrate-binding subunit OpuFB (The ABC transporter OpuF is widely distributed in Bacillus species other than B. subtilis. OpuFA is the ATP-binding subunit, while OpuFB is a fusion of permease and substrate-binding subunits.), translated as MNGWTSTFVERKDALLSALLEHIQISFIALFFAVLIAIPLGIFLTRRKRISEGIIGITAVLQTIPSLALLGLLIPLFGIGKVPAIIALVAYALLPILRNTYTGINEVNPSLIEAARAMGMNSNRRLMKVELPLAMPVIMAGIRTAMVLIVGTATIAALIGAGGLGDLILLGIDRNNTALIVLGAIPAALLAILFDLLLRRFETVSFKKSLITIGTISLAVLVMMAIPFLGGKNDDEIVIAGKLGSEPEILINMYKLLIEEETDHSVRLKPGLGKTSFVFTALENGDIDIYPEFTGTAISEFLKETARSTNREEVYQQAKEGMKKEFNMDMLQPMDYNNTYALAVPKDFAEENNLKTISDLKSIESSLKAGFTLEFSDREDGYKGIKKLYGLNLPSLITMEPKLRYRAIKNKEINLVDAYSTDSELQRYKLVVLEDDKNLFPPYQGAPLMRAETSEEYPEIVDALNKLAGKITDDEMRKMNYQVNVEGKSAEKTAREFLREAGLLK; from the coding sequence ATGAACGGCTGGACTTCCACTTTTGTAGAAAGAAAAGATGCGCTTTTAAGTGCCCTGCTCGAACATATCCAGATTTCTTTTATTGCGCTATTCTTCGCAGTGTTAATCGCCATTCCGCTTGGGATTTTCCTGACAAGAAGGAAGCGGATATCAGAAGGGATTATTGGGATTACAGCTGTTCTGCAGACAATCCCTTCACTTGCATTGCTTGGTTTGTTGATTCCGCTATTCGGAATTGGCAAAGTCCCTGCAATCATTGCCCTAGTGGCGTATGCACTGCTGCCGATCTTAAGGAATACATATACAGGAATAAATGAAGTGAATCCATCGTTAATTGAAGCCGCTCGTGCCATGGGAATGAACAGCAATCGCCGTTTAATGAAGGTTGAACTCCCTTTGGCGATGCCCGTCATCATGGCTGGAATCCGTACAGCGATGGTCTTGATCGTCGGAACTGCGACAATTGCCGCACTAATTGGAGCAGGAGGTTTAGGTGACCTGATTCTTCTCGGCATCGACAGAAATAATACGGCATTAATCGTCCTTGGCGCAATTCCTGCGGCCTTGCTTGCCATTCTGTTCGACCTTCTGCTTAGAAGGTTCGAAACGGTTTCCTTTAAAAAATCGCTCATTACGATAGGCACTATTTCTTTAGCTGTGCTTGTCATGATGGCCATTCCTTTCCTTGGCGGGAAAAATGACGATGAGATTGTCATTGCAGGGAAGCTGGGCTCCGAGCCTGAGATCCTAATCAATATGTACAAGCTCCTGATCGAAGAAGAAACAGATCATTCCGTCCGGCTGAAACCTGGATTGGGAAAGACTTCATTTGTTTTTACAGCATTGGAAAACGGAGATATTGACATTTATCCTGAATTCACAGGCACGGCCATTTCGGAATTTTTAAAAGAAACAGCCCGCAGCACAAACAGGGAAGAAGTATACCAGCAGGCAAAAGAAGGAATGAAAAAAGAGTTCAACATGGACATGCTTCAGCCGATGGACTATAACAATACGTATGCTTTAGCTGTTCCTAAAGATTTTGCTGAAGAAAACAACTTAAAGACCATCTCAGATCTAAAATCGATTGAATCCTCGCTGAAAGCTGGGTTCACCCTTGAATTCTCAGATCGCGAAGATGGATATAAAGGAATCAAAAAACTCTATGGACTCAACCTGCCCAGCCTGATCACTATGGAGCCAAAACTCAGGTACCGAGCAATCAAAAACAAAGAAATTAACCTTGTTGATGCCTACTCAACCGACAGTGAGCTCCAGCGATATAAGCTTGTCGTGCTTGAAGATGATAAAAACCTGTTTCCTCCATATCAGGGAGCTCCTCTTATGAGAGCTGAAACATCAGAGGAATATCCTGAAATCGTCGACGCCCTCAACAAGTTAGCCGGTAAAATCACCGATGATGAAATGAGGAAAATGAATTACCAGGTGAATGTCGAAGGGAAGTCGGCTGAGAAGACCGCACGGGAGTTTTTAAGAGAAGCTGGATTATTGAAATAA
- a CDS encoding ABC transporter ATP-binding protein — MISFENVSKKYDDGTYAVNNFSLHIKEGELLVLIGPSGSGKTTTLKMINRLIPLTDGYIKIKDKMISDYDIHELRWDIGYVLQQIALFPHMTIEENIAVVPEMKKWDQTEINQRIDELLHMVGLEPETYRKRLPNELSGGQQQRIGVARALAANPPIILMDEPFSALDPLSREKLQDDLIELQKNIKKTIVFVTHDMSEALKLGDRICLMRNGGIVQTGTPEELIQQPANDFVREFVGIDQSQEKIMDIREVVEPANPGEMEHLPVISSQVSINEILALLSEQEQLAVVDRDEKIGTIDRQGIIRILSGRMEALK; from the coding sequence GTGATCAGCTTTGAAAATGTATCGAAGAAATATGATGATGGAACATACGCGGTCAATAATTTTAGTTTACATATCAAGGAAGGGGAATTGCTTGTCCTCATAGGTCCAAGCGGCTCCGGCAAAACGACAACTTTAAAAATGATCAATCGCTTGATTCCTCTTACTGATGGCTACATCAAAATCAAGGATAAGATGATCAGTGACTATGATATTCACGAGTTGCGCTGGGATATTGGATACGTTCTTCAGCAAATTGCCTTGTTTCCGCATATGACGATTGAAGAAAACATTGCGGTTGTTCCGGAAATGAAGAAATGGGATCAGACAGAAATCAATCAACGCATCGATGAATTGCTGCATATGGTAGGGCTTGAACCAGAAACGTACCGTAAAAGGCTGCCCAATGAACTATCCGGTGGCCAGCAGCAAAGAATTGGTGTGGCCCGGGCGCTTGCTGCCAATCCGCCGATCATTTTGATGGATGAGCCATTCAGCGCCTTGGATCCACTAAGCAGGGAAAAGCTCCAGGATGATCTCATCGAATTGCAGAAAAACATCAAGAAAACCATTGTATTTGTCACTCATGATATGAGCGAAGCATTGAAGCTTGGAGACCGGATATGCCTGATGAGAAATGGGGGAATAGTCCAGACAGGAACCCCTGAAGAGCTGATCCAGCAGCCTGCGAATGATTTTGTCCGTGAATTTGTTGGGATTGACCAATCTCAGGAAAAGATCATGGATATCCGTGAAGTTGTTGAACCTGCAAATCCGGGGGAGATGGAGCACCTTCCTGTCATTTCCTCCCAGGTGTCGATCAATGAAATCCTTGCGTTATTGAGTGAGCAAGAACAACTAGCAGTTGTTGATCGTGATGAAAAAATCGGTACCATTGACCGACAGGGGATTATCCGGATTTTATCCGGTCGAATGGAGGCGCTGAAATGA
- the map gene encoding type I methionyl aminopeptidase — MIAKTEEDFNGLKEIGRIVGLIREELVQKTVPGITTKELDEIAGRMFEQHGAISAPKGEYNFPGYTCISVNEEVAHGIPGSRVIKEGDIVNIDVSGSKNGYFADTGISFVVGEGDPILTKICETAVEAFEAGLKKAKPGSKKSGLGKAVIATARKNGLTVIKNLTGHGIGRTIHEAPDHIYNYNEPWDDELLKEGMVIAFEPFISTREEEVFQNENDEWTYVTENSFVAQCEHTIILTKNGPIVITR, encoded by the coding sequence ATGATTGCAAAAACAGAAGAAGACTTCAACGGATTAAAAGAAATCGGCAGGATTGTCGGCTTGATTCGCGAGGAATTGGTCCAAAAGACTGTGCCTGGAATCACCACGAAGGAGCTCGATGAAATCGCGGGCAGGATGTTTGAACAGCATGGGGCGATTTCCGCTCCGAAGGGTGAGTACAATTTTCCGGGGTATACATGCATCAGTGTGAATGAAGAGGTCGCCCATGGAATTCCAGGGAGCCGTGTCATCAAAGAAGGCGATATTGTGAATATCGACGTTTCCGGCTCTAAGAATGGATACTTCGCTGATACTGGCATCTCATTTGTCGTTGGCGAAGGCGACCCGATTTTAACCAAAATCTGCGAAACGGCTGTCGAGGCCTTTGAAGCAGGATTGAAAAAAGCGAAACCTGGCTCGAAGAAAAGCGGACTCGGCAAGGCCGTTATCGCGACTGCGAGAAAGAACGGCCTGACAGTCATCAAAAACCTGACCGGACACGGAATAGGCCGGACAATTCATGAAGCACCCGACCATATTTACAATTACAATGAACCATGGGATGACGAGCTTCTAAAAGAAGGAATGGTCATCGCTTTTGAACCATTCATCTCAACTCGCGAGGAAGAAGTTTTCCAAAATGAGAACGATGAATGGACATATGTAACAGAAAACAGCTTTGTCGCTCAATGCGAGCATACCATCATCCTTACAAAGAATGGGCCGATTGTCATTACCAGATAA
- a CDS encoding methionine ABC transporter ATP-binding protein, whose protein sequence is MITFEKVEKVYESRGNKVAALNGIDLEIKEGEIFGVIGFSGAGKSSLIRCVNLLERPTSGRVIVDGCDMTSLSVKEVREVKKNIGMVFQHFNLLNSKTVFDNVAMPLILAKLPKAKIKERVLQLLDFVGLADKADNYPDQLSGGQKQRIGIARALATQPKILLCDEATSALDPQTTSSILQLLKKINKEYNITILIITHEMSVIREICDRVAVIEDGRIIEEDTVFNVFSAPKTETARNFVSTIMNDSIPDSVYRIIEGHSGLHKVFRINFVGETAGQPLLSQLSKKFDINLNVLFGNITELQGIPFGNLIVEFQGSDKEILRALNFIDQQKVSIKEVTAHAS, encoded by the coding sequence TTGATTACGTTTGAGAAAGTGGAAAAAGTTTATGAAAGCCGCGGAAATAAGGTAGCGGCGCTTAATGGAATCGACCTGGAAATCAAGGAAGGAGAGATATTTGGAGTCATTGGTTTTAGCGGTGCAGGAAAAAGCTCGCTGATCCGCTGTGTGAATTTACTGGAACGGCCCACATCAGGCAGGGTGATTGTGGATGGCTGCGACATGACTTCCCTTTCAGTAAAAGAAGTCAGGGAGGTAAAAAAGAATATTGGCATGGTATTCCAGCATTTCAATCTTTTAAACTCGAAAACCGTTTTCGATAATGTCGCGATGCCGCTCATACTCGCAAAACTTCCCAAAGCCAAAATAAAAGAGCGTGTCCTTCAGCTGCTCGACTTTGTCGGCCTGGCTGATAAAGCAGACAATTATCCAGACCAGCTTTCGGGCGGCCAGAAGCAGCGTATCGGGATTGCCCGGGCACTGGCAACCCAGCCGAAAATCCTGCTCTGTGACGAAGCGACTTCTGCGCTTGACCCGCAGACAACCAGTTCGATCCTGCAGCTTTTGAAAAAAATCAACAAGGAGTACAACATTACGATTTTAATCATTACGCATGAAATGTCCGTCATCAGGGAGATTTGCGACAGAGTCGCTGTCATCGAGGATGGAAGAATCATCGAGGAAGACACTGTCTTCAATGTTTTTTCAGCTCCTAAAACAGAAACAGCCAGGAATTTCGTCAGCACCATCATGAATGACAGTATTCCTGATTCTGTTTACAGGATTATCGAAGGACATTCAGGACTGCATAAGGTATTCCGGATTAACTTTGTCGGTGAGACAGCCGGTCAGCCGCTTCTTTCACAGCTTTCAAAGAAATTCGATATCAACCTCAATGTTCTTTTCGGCAATATCACAGAGCTTCAGGGTATACCATTCGGAAACCTGATTGTCGAGTTCCAGGGCAGTGATAAAGAAATTTTGAGAGCTCTTAATTTTATTGATCAACAAAAAGTAAGCATAAAGGAAGTGACAGCACATGCTAGTTAA
- a CDS encoding methionine ABC transporter permease, with translation MLVNSEQIIQALIETLQMVAFSLLFSAVLGVPLGIALVVTRKGHLLENAPVFNVLNSVINVFRSVPFIILLVAIIPLTRLIVGTSIGTAAAVVPLVFYAGPYIARLVENSLLEVDPGVIEAAESMGATPWQIVFKFILPEAMSSLILAFTIATVGLIGASAMAGAIGGGGLGDLAITYGYQRFDTQTMFITVGILIVMVQGLQSLGNISAKKIRRR, from the coding sequence ATGCTAGTTAACTCAGAGCAAATTATTCAGGCTTTAATTGAAACACTGCAAATGGTTGCGTTCTCACTTTTGTTTTCGGCAGTCCTCGGAGTTCCGCTGGGAATCGCGCTTGTGGTCACCAGGAAAGGCCATTTGCTTGAAAACGCACCTGTCTTCAATGTACTCAACAGTGTCATCAACGTCTTCCGCTCTGTGCCATTCATCATCCTGCTGGTCGCAATCATACCGCTGACCCGGCTGATTGTTGGCACGTCAATTGGTACAGCCGCAGCTGTCGTTCCACTAGTCTTCTATGCAGGTCCGTATATTGCAAGATTGGTAGAGAACTCCCTGCTGGAAGTTGATCCCGGAGTGATCGAGGCAGCCGAATCAATGGGTGCCACGCCATGGCAGATTGTTTTCAAGTTCATCCTTCCTGAAGCGATGAGCTCGCTGATCCTTGCTTTTACGATTGCGACCGTGGGATTGATCGGTGCATCAGCAATGGCGGGGGCAATCGGCGGCGGCGGCCTGGGCGACCTGGCAATTACATACGGCTACCAGCGTTTTGATACCCAGACAATGTTCATCACAGTTGGCATCTTGATTGTAATGGTTCAGGGACTTCAATCCCTTGGAAACATCTCAGCTAAAAAAATCAGAAGAAGATAA
- a CDS encoding MetQ/NlpA family ABC transporter substrate-binding protein — MKKLLLALFVLSLTVFSTACSSSSSSAKGGETVKVKLGVSGTDHRVWDFVAKKAEKEGIEVEIVTFSDYVQPNLALAEGELDANSFQTVSYFDAFIKEHNLDLVPIATTQIAPMGIYSDKYKDVKDIPEGGKIALANEATNMGRGLLLLQEAGLIKLEDGFDGIGSLDKIVENPKNLELVTLVAGQTPRVMPDVAASIINNGIAVDAGLTPKKDAIFLESATATPYINIIAVREEDKDNETLKRLAELYQEDDTKEFIEKEYKGNTLPTFVPLSEIGW, encoded by the coding sequence ATGAAAAAACTTTTATTAGCATTATTCGTTCTTAGTCTCACAGTATTCAGCACGGCATGCTCCAGCTCTTCATCATCCGCGAAAGGCGGAGAAACAGTCAAAGTGAAACTTGGAGTTAGCGGAACCGATCACAGAGTATGGGATTTTGTCGCCAAAAAGGCAGAAAAAGAAGGAATTGAAGTCGAAATCGTCACTTTCTCTGATTATGTCCAGCCGAACCTGGCCCTTGCAGAAGGTGAATTGGATGCAAACTCATTCCAGACCGTTTCCTATTTTGACGCTTTTATCAAGGAACATAATCTTGACCTTGTACCAATCGCAACCACTCAAATTGCACCAATGGGTATTTATTCAGACAAATACAAAGACGTGAAAGACATCCCTGAGGGCGGGAAGATTGCCCTTGCAAATGAAGCTACGAATATGGGCCGAGGACTTCTTTTACTCCAGGAAGCCGGGTTGATCAAGCTTGAGGATGGCTTCGATGGCATTGGTTCCCTCGATAAAATCGTGGAGAACCCGAAGAATCTTGAACTTGTTACGCTTGTTGCCGGCCAGACTCCAAGGGTAATGCCCGATGTAGCAGCATCCATCATCAACAACGGAATCGCAGTCGATGCAGGACTTACGCCAAAGAAAGATGCGATCTTCCTTGAGAGCGCAACTGCCACTCCATATATCAACATCATCGCTGTCCGCGAAGAAGATAAAGACAATGAAACTTTGAAAAGATTAGCTGAACTTTACCAGGAAGATGACACAAAGGAGTTCATCGAGAAGGAATACAAAGGAAATACGCTTCCTACCTTTGTGCCCCTTAGTGAGATTGGCTGGTAG